The region AGGATAATGGCCCACAGTAGTTTTTACCTGGAAGCTTTTTGCATTGCTGGAGCAGATTTTTTGTTCACTATTTGCCTTTTGCTTCCCAAATTTGCACGCGCAGAGTTGAAAGCATAGAGATATAAGCCAAGAAACATCAAGCTGAAACCTGCATGTTATTATTAATACTTGCctattatataatatattatgGAAAACTAAAAGCGGGAGAAACGCCTGGTTTTGAACCAGCATGTTCAAACGGGTCTAGATGTAATCGAGGTCATCAGCGTGGTCAAAAACTGTGTTGTTTGGTCTTTTCTGgatcaaaataatgtttttaaggaTTACAACAGCTCTATAAAGATGTTCTTGACTGTTTTGTACGTTGTGCACGAATATGATGTCTCcgagtgacctttgacccccgcTGCTTCCAGTCTGGTGCTGGATGTGCGTGcagataataatttaaaacagaagctaTAAATGGTTAACAATGGTAAAATAATTTACTTGATAatgcttgtttgtttaactttttagcAGTTTGACAGTTCTGCTCTTATTAAGAGCTGAAAATGATTCGATCCACTGAATTACTCAACACCAACCTCAGTTTATGAGTGATAACCATTTAAGTCTTTGACTCattactctttatttttatatgttttgcAAATTATAAAACATGTGGGATGCTTTAAGACTTCTGCACAGTTTTGTAATAGTTTTCACAACATTACACAACCGTTAGAAGTCGAAGCATTGCAGCTGCTGTCGTTTCTAAACTTGTTTTTGGGTAGAATTGGGAAAGGATACCCAAATGTCAGttctttaaagtgaaataaaccTGTAATTACAATTCGCCCCACAGTTATTAATCAACATGACCAAAACCGGCTAATAATTTACACCAAGGAGCTCTGATACATGAGCCAATGGTGTGCATGGACCTTCTTACTGTCGAAACTCTTTCTAAGAGAAAGTTAGACCAGCGGGAGGAGTGcaaatgtgaagaaaataacataaataaaaaggtctGATTCTGACATTTagactttattttgtgttttgtctcattaGCCTCGATTATGTTGTTAGTATCCATCCACTCCTGCATTTCAGAAtgcaacatatttaaaaaaaaaaaagttattccaCTAAAGTTTTTCCTGCTTGGTAATCTTTCTAATCCTTCTGTGGACACTTCAGATGTTCTGACGTCCTTCAGGGGTTATTTTGTCCAACACTTTGGGGTTGTTCTCATCACAGTTTTGGCTTCTGAATTTTCcaacatctttattttcttgttcctCCTCCCTTCAAACTTGTTTTGGAGTGTGCTGCAGCCACAGACCTACACTAACAGACCAGCTGTAAGATGTGCTGCTGTCTAacagtgttgtgttgtgttgtgttgcgTCGGCCAGTCATCCGTCCAGAACCATGGGAAAGAAGAGTCGAGTGAAAACCCAGAAGTCGGGCACCGGGGCCAGCACCGTGGTTTCCCCCAAGGAGATGATGAACCTGATCTCTGAACTGCTGCAAAGTATGttttcagcttcatctgtcttCAATCATTCCTGTTTGTAGCCATTCTTtcattacattaaaacaaaatgatcaatATATGAACTAGAAATCCACTGTTggactttaattatttttaggaaaaagagTTTTGAAAGCTTTCTCATAATGGACAGCAAAAAGATGTCAAACTAACAGAATGTCTCTCCGTTTGCTTTAATTTTGGCTTATTTTTAATGATATTCTTGTTAAATGTGCATGTGGATGTGTCATTGACAATTAGAGTGCAGCAGtgcagcgccctctgctggtaaAGAGTGGGAGGAGTACATCCAGATCAGAGGTTTGGTGGAGAAGAtcagaaagaagcagaagggtgagtttgtttttttttaacccaagcTGAAGAAATACAAAGTGAACTCCGGTCTCGGATCAGTTCAGGGATAacctgttcttcttcttttcccctCAGGTTTGTCCACAGTGTTTGAAGGCAGCAGGGAGGACTACTTCTCAGATCTGATGTCCTGGGCTCAGGAGAACGGGGCGTCCTGTGACGGCTTCACCGTGGCAAACTTTGAGTCTGAGGGCTACGGCCTGCGGGCCACCAGGGACATTAAGGTACCAGCTTACAGAGCGTGTGCCGTTAAAACCACGCCATCAGATAAACGTGGAGACATGAAAGgctctttgtgtttgcacaGGCAGAGGAGTTGTTCCTGTGGGTTCCCAGGAAGATGCTGATGACGGTGGAGTCGGCCCAGAACTCTCTGCTGGGTAAGAAGTTGGAACTTAGTCCAGTTCAGAAGTGACTGCATGGAGACAAATACCCAGActctccaggatttcacgatgttgcgatcgcaactattaacgcaaaatcaagcaaaccccgcaaaatcccaactttgtgcaactttgcccaaaacactgcaactttcccgcaactttaaccaaaataaccccaaataactcatgaagaagacacgtgatatcacttcctgttaacatcagaacgctgggagcgtgcaggagcagcgaccgaagccaaaatgtgcgctaatgcttcacatttgcccacaaagatttcagcaaaccagtttcctccccagctgcagctgttttgcacgtcctgcagtgtaatcatggaacataaacgcatcgacaaacactttgtgtctgcaaaacatgtgaggagagctgcagaccagggacaatccagaaatgctcatgaatgtcagtttagaagctatcaaagttcttaaataaagcaccttttgagaatgtcaatgtttgttgggaattatcttacaaaactaggaagtattgttggttatgttttttttattgattttagtaaaaaaaaaaatctcaacttttcatcgcaacttttaggaaaatgccctgtgAAATctggcattttagcccgcaacaatcacaaaaaatgcccgtgaaatcctggagggactgaataccacttaaaacaacacaatcaaGCTGTGACTCAGGTTTAGACGTTCAGCTTTAATAACAGAGGTTTAACAAAGATAATGCATGAAACATTTAAGCGTTGCAGCCAGATTTACAAatgtgaagtttattttttatttaaactgcatGAAGTCTGATGGGTATTATGATAGTTTTCTCTGAACGGTGTTCCCTGCAGCCACATTTACTTACAGATTGTTTATTGGTCTTAATGAATTGTGTGAATAAAACTCAGTCTAAAGACACATTTCCAGGCACTGTGAGTTCAGAAGCTCTTTGACCCCGTGTGTCTCAGGTCCTCTGTACAGTCAGGACCGGATCATGCAGGCCATGGGCAACGTGACGCTGGCCCTCCACCTGCTGTGCGAGCGGGCCAACCCGTCCTCGTTCTGGCTGCCGTACATCCACAGCCTCCCTCAGGAGTACGACACGCCGCTGTACTACCAGCAGGACGACGTTCAGCTGCTGCTGGGCACCCATGCCGTGCAGGACGTCCTGAGCCAGTACAAGAACACGGCGCGCCAGTACGCCTACTTCTACAAACTGGTGCAGGTACGCAGGTTCAGCTTCAGATACAGAGAACTGACATTCAGATTCTTTACGACTTTTGTGTTTTGCGGATTAATTTGTTTCGTCTGGTTTTAAATTTGGCTGCACACGTCATCAAAAACGAGCTACAAATGTAGCAGACTGGTTTCATCAGAAGCTCAGTCCACATGTGGTTAGAATCAAATCCTCTATAAACTGATATAAATTCATTGCCACAGTCACACTCCTCAAAAATTGGTAACAAAAcgtcattttgtgtttactactACTTCCCCCCTTATATAATGTTGTACATGAAGAGGACTGAGGCTCCTTCTGTTTGCATGTTTAACTCAAACTCAAAGcctatttgtcttttatttttttaactgatcaTAAAGGAATTTAGGTTTTTACCTGTAGTACTAGTTGCCAACCAGCAGGGGGAGACATCAGACAATTACAAGCACAGGTTAACTCTGAACAAAGACTAAGTtggcaaatatttttaaagtttattttaaatttgatgggaGACAAAAGGAAGGAAAGTTCAGACTGTATGTTTATGTGCCAACAAAGAGAAGGAGCTCTACATacaataaatatatgaaatatataTTAACTGACCTtgacagcagtttgttttgttgattattAATCTAAAATTGTTTCGATCAGGAGCTCTCTGCAGAAAATTCCCTCTCTTCtaaaagcagctgtttgtttaaagcagaTGATGCTCAGACTGGAACTGTCTTTAAGCAGCACCCGTGAGATCTTTGTTACGCTGAAGAAGCGTCTCTTTGTTTATTGAGTGTATTTGTTGTTCCACTAGGTGGCAGTGTTGCGTTCCCAGCTCTTTTTAAGGACAAAGGAGGACTTGTTCTCTTGTATAAGCTCAGTCACTGTtgattttaaagacatgatgGAAGATCGTGGTAATATTAGtgcttataaaaataaaaacacagcatcTTCCTTGCAGCCGACATTGAGGAATCCAAACTGAAACATCTCATCAGAAACTGCATGAGCACATAAATATAAGAGCTTGACAGTGTCAGTAGCCCTGATGCATCCTGGGAAATCTAAAGGCTGCAGGGCTTGTGGAAAGTGAGTATTTTTGGATGGAGATGAGTTTCTGTCTCCATCTGGTCAGTTGCCAGCTCGGTGCTCACATGCAGATGTCTGCTCTGGTGAAGTTTAGATGCTTGAACTTGATGATTGTGGATGCAGGATCTGTAATAATAgacctttttattaaaagctttctttaaaaatgacaaatcgTTGTGTGAagaatgaaaagagaaaagaaaatcagtctGATTTGTGAAGTTCATGTTAGAGTTTAGGTGGAAGTCACAACAACACACTTCATAAACCACCAGAGCAGCATGAATTAATAATCACTTCTTCACTGATTCACATGAaaccctttctttcttttgttcttctCGTGGATTTGTTGGTGCCGACGTGTAAAATGGTTTCTGGAGTCGAGGGCTTTAATAACGCATCgtcagtaaaacataaaaaactgaacaaggatttcacaaaataaatacttttcttACTAATTTTTGTGCAACAAGCAACAGTGTGTGtcataaatacatcattttatccatttttcaGCTAATTTAATGGAAAATGTTGTGACTCACTTATTTTGACAGCGTatcagtgtttctgttcatcACAGTAACAGCTGCGGTGTTGAACTGTGTTCTCTGAGTAACACGCTGTTGTgtttaatacacacacacacacacacacacacacctagctCAGGGTAAAACACTGCGGTCACATCACCTCTGGAGCTGAACAGCTGCACTGATTCATCCCAACAAGTGAATCTGAAGAATCTGATCCAGTAAATCACACAATCTGCTGCAGGTCAGAATGAGAAGTTTAACCCCTCGACTCCCAACAGTGGAGGGACAGATCTCCGGAGGGTTTGGAGGATTTACTGAACATCAGTGGTCCAAACTGTCCTGTAAGATGGCCCATATTTCCTATAataattcttctttttgtctgaaacaggaagtcgaAGAGTCTGTCAGACTGAATCTGTGCGTTTAAAGCTCTacctttgcagctttttgtaGGAAGGTCTGAGTTTGACTTTAGATCTGTTGAAGATCTGTTGTGATGTTTCtacaatcatttctttttttttaattttcctcagGTGTGAGCTGAGTTTCTGTCAGAAAGACCGTTTATCTACACAGATCCAAAAAACAGATGCTTTAAAATCACCAGTCTGATTTTAAACACCGTTGTAAACAACAACCTGTGTGTATTTTAACGCTTTTTACAATTCTGGTGTTTATGAGCGTTACTGCTTGAATGGGATTtacactttcagttttaaacaagatATAGAGACACTAacttttgactttaaaacacacggcagtgtttaaaacagaagaaacctTCATAAATCCTCTCTTAACTGCCTGTTAGAGCGTAAACAAACGCTGACtctttgtgttaaaatatttaactttgatGAAATAAATAGTTAATGTGGTCTTTTCAGGTTCCTGCTGCTCATGTTTGACAGTAGAGATGAGGCGACCGAACACCGGGTTTCTGATGTGCCACCTCCTCGTGCACACATCCAAAACAGAgctggggggggaggggggtacATTCaggtcaattcaattcaaagccAATGTGACAAGCTAATTTTCCAGCCCGGTCATCtaaagaagaggagggagaggagcgAGGAGGGAGGGGCTAAGGACAAAGCAGGGAGGGAGAAgtgtgtggaagtgtgtgtCCACATCAaggcaaatgtgtgtgtgtattattcATGTTGTGGGAACCAAACAAGCATCATTAAATTAGCAGATCAGATCTTCGTGGTGTGCTCCGAACGTCAGAACATCCAAAAAGCCCGGATCTGTGCGTGTCTGGGCTCGGATCAGCGTTCTGTGTTCTGTGTTCTGTGTTCTGTGTTCTGTGATGGATGCATTAATGCAGCAGAGACTTTACAGCAACATCTGCTGCCTTCAAGACCACATCTTTATCCAGGGACATTCCGACACGATGGAAAACCACATTCTGCTCCCGTTCCAAaggctgaggaagaagagggggaCGGGTTCTGGACCGGAGTCCTGACCTGTCCCCAGTAGAGactgttgggtttttgtttttgtttttttaggtagAATGAGTCAAAAATAAGACCTGAGACTCTTCCTCACTTGCAGAATGTCTTTTATGTGTTTGGAGAAGGAACAGAAACGTTCCAAACCTGGAAAAACTTTGCTGAAAGCAGCTCGTTGTGCAGCGTGTTGCAGCCTGAAACGGATGCAGGAAGAGAtactaacaattaaaaaaacaacatgacacgtctttattctgaaattacaTTAACTCCTGTTAGTCATTAGTTTTAGGGCTATAAAGTCTTCATTCTGCAGATTCTTCATCAAACAACCTGTTCCTCTGAAAACCCCTCTCTAATCTTTGGTTCCTGCCAAATCCCAGCACAGTTTGCAGATATGTTGGTCGGTGGCGTCTGTGGCTTTAAATGGAGACACCAGTGACTCccgtggacacacacacacacacacacactgattcaaGCCCAAATTGATGAGGCAGATTTATGACGGCTGCTGGCCACAACAAATTAAGTTGACAGTGATGTATGTGGGGGGTCGAGTGTCACGCTGCACCAGccgaccacacacacactcacacacccccCAGTGGTGGCCCCCTACTCCCAGTCCTTCTTGTTAGGCTTCCCTGTCAGGCTGCCCCCCTCCAGCATACCTGCATAATGAAATTCCTCGtactgatttgtgttttttctccctTCCCGTTTTCCTCCCTCCATCCCCAGACTCATCCCGCCGCCAGCAAGCTGCTCCTGAAGGACAGCTTCACGTTTGATGACTACAGGTCAgcgcgcgtgcgtgtgtgtgtgtgtgtgtgtgtgtgtgtgtttgtagaaactggagcaaaataaaatattcagcttcTCTGTAACAGGTTAACTTTCAGCTTCACTTCCAGGCAGAATTTATTCACACAGAGACAgtttatacacaaacacaaatactacTGTCAGAGGCTTAACGAGCAccggttggttggttggttttatGTTACAGGTGGGCAGTGTCCTCCGTGATGACCCGCCAGAACCAGATCCCCACTGAGGATGGCAGCCGGGTCACTCTGGCCCTCATCCCCCTGTGGGACATGTGTAACCACACAAACGGACTGGTGAGGATGAAGACTCAGATATCAATCATTTTAACATGACATAAGATTCAGATCATCAGAAGAAGCAGTAACAGTTTATTAATGACAGAAAGTTAATCTATAAAGGACTGGATGTTTCCTGCAGATCACTACAGGCTACAACCTGGAGGACGATCGCTGCGAGTGTGTGGCGCTGCAGGACTACAAAGAGAACGAACAGGTAGGTAAACCAGGAGCTCCTTCCCCGAATTATTAGTTCCGTTTTATTTATGGAAAGATAAAATGTGGTTCACAAGACAGCTTTTTCCTTCCATAGAACCCAGAATCATTTAATAGTGATCAGATATTTGACTGGTTtcttaataaaaacagctgattttctCTTCTCGTAGATTTACATCTTCTACGGGACACGATCCAACACTGAGTTCGTCATCCACAATGGCTTCTTCTTCCAAGACAACGCCCACGACAGAGTGAAGATCAAGCTGGGCGTCAGTAAGAGCGAACGTCTCTACGCCATGAAGGCCGAGGTTCTGGCCCGAGCCGGCATCCCTGCGTGAGTTCCTGACCCGTCTGCGTTTCCTTTCACGAGCTGTTTGCAAACATTCCTCCTCTGTAAGTTCACGCTGAAACCTTTAATTTGGGTCAGTGGAAGCTTCAGGCGCTCCACTAACTTCATGCACCTTTTATTAAGCTGCACTTTTGTCTCCTAACAGGAGATATTTCATCCAATTAGACTCCACTTTGGCATAAGTGAAGCACATAACATAAATGTTGCAGCAAATTCGTTTTACCTCCCGCCCCACCGAGTAAAAAAAATTTGTCATCCGCCCCAACACTTTCATCATCAAGAAGCTTAATCATTTTATCATTAGCCCTTTAATTTTATGCAGCATTCTCTGCTTGGCATTTTTAATCAGAAGCCTTTAATCTCTTATTGATGATGGTTTAAATCTCAACAGTGGAAATTAAGTGAAACAATTCCCGTTGTTGCCGCAGCACTCAATTAAATTGTTAGATTTGCTCGTAGATCATTTTCAGATTCCCAATCAGAGCTCGCCGACGTGTCGAGTGTCTGTTATCATCCCACTCTTCTTGCGACACGCAGATCGctctcttttttgggggggcggGGAGAAACTTTTGAACGCAAAGTTGAAAACAAGAGCGGGACCGGACTGAGGGATAATTTAATAGGACAAATGGGAGGCTGCTGGTTGCTCCATGGATGGCTTCACCGAAACAAGAAGAACCGCCACTTACTTCCTGATTATTCATGTTTCAGTGCCAAACATCATAGTCTGGAGAAAAACCTGAAATTGCAGTTAACAGTAAAGATTTGATTGAAATAAAGAGTTAATCTGCAGGCTGATGTGATGCTCTGATGCATATTCTTAtgttaaatgtcaaaacaaatgtCTACAAAGTGGTACACATTGTGCTGATTTTTGATCCCTTTCCATCTGATGCTGGGTTCTTGTGCTCAGGAAAGTTATAAAATTAAGTGAATTTGTTTAACAGAAGCTAGGATTATTCACAAAATGTTCCTTTGATgaaatttacacatttaaatTACTTCTACTTCTAAAAATGTGGgctaaatgtaaaatttatcagtaaattcttcttgtttttttatttttctacactGATGCAGCAAAGATTTGGTTGCTGAACTCCAGAGTTATCTTTGTATCGTGTCCTGAAATGTAAACTTGTTTCTGACATTAAAGGTTCAGTGTAGATCAGGTGGTGACACCTAGTGGCCACAATGGAAACGACAGCCATGACAAAATCACCTGCTATCAGCACCAAACTAACTCACATCTCAGAAAGAAACCAAGTAACTCTGGCATGACATGAAAGGCTTCTTCCTCCGAGTTGTTTCAtgtggaaaaagtttttttttttgcctctcaCTTTTTTGATCCTGCATTCTTACAACGAGGCTGTACGGAAACACGTCGTTCTGATTGTTGTGATTGTTGGTCTGGTTTCCTTTCAGGTCCTGCGTTTTTGCTCTGCACTGTAATGAATCTCCCATTTCAGCCCAGATGCTGGCCTTCCTGAGAGTCTTCTGCATGACGGAGGGTAAGAAACACACCAACACGCCATGAAATGCCAGCTGCTGGACGTTACCCGTCCCCGAGCTGCAAACCTGGTCACAACCAGCAGAGCGTGCTTCATATTTTGGGCGCCGTCGTGTGACTGCTCCCTCCACGGGAGATGAAGACGATGTGGAACAAGAGGAGTCACTGGGGACGGATGAGGCCCGTCCGTTCCTGAGCTGGTTAATTGATCAAGGCAGGCCACCAGATGTGTGGAAGGAGCAATCCGCTCTGGGGTTTGCAATATTCATCTACATGTATGCAGAAAGGCAGCGGTGTCATAAATCCCCCGTCACACAAGGCCACATCCTCCTCCGTCACAGGGCTCACTTTCAGGACCCGCCGTGATTTATTATTCACGTTTCTGCTGCatgttaatttcttttttaagccCCCAATGCCTTTGGATTCCAGTGTGAGGGTGTCGCTGGCTGCATGTGTGTAAGTGTGTCAACATTTCTGAACAGATGTGACGTGATCACACAACTGGGGCGCTGCTCTTCATCTCTTTCATCCTGCAGCGTTTCTCTGCTCCGTTTCAGGTCCGGAGATCAGACCCTGGATGGGGTTATTAGGAATCTGATCACAGATTAAGAATATTACAAGAAGACCACCGGGCTTTAAACCGTCTGTTTGACATGGATCTGTAGTTgcaacttaaacaaaaaaacatgcacatgaaaacagatattaaagggtaaaatttgaaacatttttcaacattaaaTTGATCTATGATACGTTTTGCTGTTAGGGTTgttgtttgcaaacacaaaataatattaagAACAAATCTAATGTACCAGAAAAGACTTGGCTGTGAACAGTTTCAGCTGATTTGGATTAAAAAGTGGAGGAAAAAGCAGCATGAtgccattttctttctgtctgaagCTCAAACTCTGGTACTGAAGTCTTGTAACTAAAAAGTTGCagaatcttttaaaacaaactcttattAATTTGGTTGAAATCATCTGAACTCTTAGGTtaaattgtgtttgttaaaagcagagtcagtgttttgctttgttcattgtgtttcatttatGGTTACTTTCCTCTAAGTTCACTTTTTATTCTAAGCAAAGGTTCCAGGAGGTTCTAACATTTATCCTCCTTCCAGAGGAACTGAAGGACTATCTCCTGGGGGATCGTGCCATCAACAAGATCTTCACTCTGGGAAACAGCGAGTTCCCCGTCAGCTGGGAAAATGAGATCAAGTTGTGGACTTTCCTGGAGAACCGAGCCGCTCTGCTGCTCAAGACCTACAAGACCACGTCAGAGGTCAGTCGGCTGGAGGCGGGGCGGCCTAAATATTTGCGTTTGTCACAATAAACCCATCTACACATCCTTCAATTCTGCCTTTTATTAATGAAGATCAGTTTCAGgtacagcaggggtgtccaaccctggtcctcagggccaccatcctgcaggttttccttgtttctctgctccaccacacctgattcagtggtttaatcacctcttcttgttctgcagaagcctgttaatcacccattgattcagatcagatgtgttggagcagagaaacaagtaaaacctgcaggat is a window of Kryptolebias marmoratus isolate JLee-2015 linkage group LG10, ASM164957v2, whole genome shotgun sequence DNA encoding:
- the setd3 gene encoding actin-histidine N-methyltransferase, which translates into the protein MGKKSRVKTQKSGTGASTVVSPKEMMNLISELLQKCSSAAPSAGKEWEEYIQIRGLVEKIRKKQKGLSTVFEGSREDYFSDLMSWAQENGASCDGFTVANFESEGYGLRATRDIKAEELFLWVPRKMLMTVESAQNSLLGPLYSQDRIMQAMGNVTLALHLLCERANPSSFWLPYIHSLPQEYDTPLYYQQDDVQLLLGTHAVQDVLSQYKNTARQYAYFYKLVQTHPAASKLLLKDSFTFDDYRWAVSSVMTRQNQIPTEDGSRVTLALIPLWDMCNHTNGLITTGYNLEDDRCECVALQDYKENEQIYIFYGTRSNTEFVIHNGFFFQDNAHDRVKIKLGVSKSERLYAMKAEVLARAGIPASCVFALHCNESPISAQMLAFLRVFCMTEEELKDYLLGDRAINKIFTLGNSEFPVSWENEIKLWTFLENRAALLLKTYKTTSEEDRSLLEKPDLSLHSRLAIQLRLAEKQILEKASATGRAKRLHFQKKLEDGAALPRFEESDIALLENNDTDAKLPIILRKLEEVEESQGTRAEEHLLNGEKLTCETGTEANGDTEQDETRKRDAGSAGSSEQREQTETADLSANRTEDNPKE